A part of Microbacterium terregens genomic DNA contains:
- a CDS encoding cyclodeaminase/cyclohydrolase family protein: MDDSARIPASTSLSAWLDKLAQPDGAPGGGAACGVMLALSAALLRMVAEYTPDDPRAIACAARLVDVRLTALGAAEADGVSSAELGAALRVAADDPARDDRVRDAAIRAARSSGALGGVGVGMLDELRLLREIGNPHLAADLAVSGEALSAGIAGASINLRANLRLAGAHGGAGGARGELEADVERMRAARDVASAIADQVAARYDDR; the protein is encoded by the coding sequence ATGGACGACTCCGCACGGATCCCGGCATCCACCTCGCTCTCGGCCTGGCTCGACAAACTCGCTCAGCCCGATGGGGCTCCCGGGGGCGGTGCGGCGTGCGGTGTGATGCTCGCCCTCTCGGCCGCGCTGCTACGCATGGTCGCCGAATACACGCCGGATGACCCCCGTGCCATCGCGTGCGCGGCACGGCTCGTCGACGTCCGTCTCACCGCCCTGGGCGCCGCGGAGGCGGACGGTGTCAGCTCCGCCGAGCTGGGAGCTGCGCTGCGCGTCGCCGCGGACGACCCCGCGAGAGACGATCGGGTACGGGATGCCGCGATCCGTGCCGCGCGGTCCTCCGGCGCGCTCGGCGGCGTCGGTGTGGGAATGCTCGATGAACTGCGCCTGCTCCGTGAGATCGGCAACCCGCACCTTGCTGCGGATCTCGCCGTCTCGGGAGAGGCGCTGTCCGCCGGCATCGCAGGTGCGTCGATCAACCTCCGCGCGAACCTCCGGCTCGCCGGCGCGCACGGCGGCGCCGGCGGCGCGCGCGGTGAGCTCGAGGCCGATGTGGAGCGGATGCGGGCAGCCCGCGATGTCGCCTCCGCCATCGCGGACCAGGTCGCCGCGCGCTACGACGACCGCTGA
- a CDS encoding LLM class flavin-dependent oxidoreductase, which translates to MSERGAVSLGIAASVGPELAGLLAPAVEAAGFHALWVNDTPGADAFPVLDAAARATSRLVLATGVLPVDRRPAATILGEVQAGQLPQERLVLGVGSGQTTVGALDRVGAAVSELRDALSARIVVGALGPKMRRLAVEKSDGVLLSWLTPAIARAQAEEARAVAPRTHVALYVRTALDSDAHARLQVETARYAAVPAYAANFARQGVDPDRTVWDAATEPGPDRLADYRTGVDEVILRAITAEDTLDAYLRFVEQARELL; encoded by the coding sequence ATGAGTGAACGCGGTGCCGTGTCGTTGGGGATTGCAGCATCCGTCGGACCTGAACTGGCGGGACTGCTGGCACCGGCGGTCGAAGCGGCCGGCTTCCACGCGTTGTGGGTGAACGACACACCGGGCGCTGATGCCTTCCCGGTCTTGGATGCCGCCGCGCGCGCGACCTCGCGCCTGGTCCTGGCAACCGGAGTCCTTCCGGTGGACAGGCGCCCCGCCGCGACCATCCTCGGCGAGGTGCAGGCCGGCCAGCTGCCGCAGGAGCGGCTCGTGCTCGGCGTCGGCTCCGGTCAGACCACCGTGGGCGCGCTGGATCGGGTGGGGGCGGCGGTCTCCGAACTGCGCGACGCCCTGTCCGCGCGCATCGTCGTCGGCGCTCTCGGCCCGAAGATGCGCCGCCTCGCCGTGGAGAAATCCGACGGCGTCCTGCTGAGCTGGCTCACCCCCGCGATCGCCCGAGCGCAAGCGGAGGAGGCGCGAGCCGTCGCACCCCGCACCCACGTGGCCCTGTACGTGCGCACCGCGCTGGACTCCGACGCCCACGCTCGTCTCCAGGTCGAGACCGCCCGCTACGCGGCGGTCCCGGCGTACGCCGCGAACTTCGCCCGCCAGGGAGTCGACCCCGATCGCACGGTGTGGGACGCGGCAACTGAGCCCGGCCCGGACCGTCTCGCCGACTACCGGACCGGGGTGGACGAGGTCATCCTGCGTGCCATCACCGCTGAAGACACGCTCGACGCGTATCTCCGTTTCGTGGAGCAGGCGCGCGAACTGCTCTGA
- a CDS encoding hybrid sensor histidine kinase/response regulator produces MSAEVAGERTVSREEAMIMGRGRQITQEESETLQRDLADATEQFAAMNEVLIALGRSASDPDAVLDSIVESVRRLCRCEAAAIMLIEGGHFVLSSSVGFSDEYVSYVGDHPFNLDRASLLGLVTADRNIQQIPDVLTDPEYGRQDVQRIVRFRTVMAAPMLLDDEVVGALSLVRTAVDPFDDRALALVGAFAAQAAVVVRNVHLVRALEERSLELGRKVEQLEALSEVGGIVSSSLVLDEVLSNIIMNAVRFSGCDGGSIMEYIEEERCFTVRSAYASSPELLAKLRTIRVELETTLVGRSAREGHPIAVADLNTVALDPHLRLLHDDGWRSVLAVPVLRGERIIGALVVRRKTPGAFSADTIEFLETFAGQSALAVWNAQLFRELETKTAELQVVSQHKSEFLASMSHELRTPLNAVIGFSEVLLERMFGELNERQDEYLRDILSSGRHLLQLLNDILDLSKVEAGRMQLERSVFSVRGALDYGLSLVRERAAAHGIALSLEIEDGVDTLDSDELRFKQVLLNLLSNAVKFTPDGGRIAVVAKRQDDSIAVTVADNGIGIPPEDRERIFESFQQGRRGTQREEGTGLGLTLCRRIVALLGGSMWLQSELGEGSIFGFTVPLGPIGERARRMADAAADLPVIVVVDDDRASLDLMTAYLDGLGVRVAHARSGEEGLELIRSVTPAAVVLDIRLPGLDGWEVLERMRADDASRSIPIIIVSILDEQQRGLSAGAADYLVKPVARESLVAALRRAGTLPAVPSREAPVSTKGPT; encoded by the coding sequence ATGTCGGCTGAAGTCGCGGGCGAGCGCACGGTCTCTAGAGAGGAGGCCATGATCATGGGGCGCGGTCGGCAGATCACCCAAGAAGAGTCTGAGACTCTTCAGCGCGACCTCGCCGATGCCACCGAACAGTTCGCGGCCATGAACGAAGTGCTGATCGCACTCGGTCGATCGGCATCCGACCCCGACGCGGTCCTCGACAGCATCGTCGAGAGCGTCCGTCGGCTGTGCCGGTGCGAGGCCGCCGCGATCATGCTCATCGAGGGCGGCCACTTCGTTCTCTCATCGTCCGTCGGCTTCTCGGACGAATACGTCAGCTATGTCGGCGATCACCCGTTCAACCTGGACCGCGCGTCGCTGCTCGGACTGGTCACCGCGGATCGCAACATCCAGCAGATCCCGGACGTGCTCACCGACCCGGAGTACGGGCGTCAGGACGTGCAGCGGATCGTGAGGTTCCGGACGGTGATGGCCGCACCGATGCTCCTGGACGACGAGGTCGTCGGCGCGCTGTCGCTGGTTCGCACCGCCGTGGATCCCTTCGACGACCGGGCGCTGGCGCTGGTCGGCGCGTTCGCCGCGCAGGCGGCGGTCGTCGTGCGCAACGTGCATCTGGTCCGCGCGCTCGAGGAGCGCAGTCTGGAGCTCGGGCGAAAGGTCGAGCAGCTGGAGGCTCTGAGCGAGGTCGGCGGCATCGTCAGCTCGAGCCTGGTCCTGGACGAGGTCCTCTCCAACATCATCATGAACGCCGTCCGGTTCTCGGGATGCGACGGCGGATCGATCATGGAGTACATCGAAGAGGAGCGCTGCTTCACGGTGCGGAGCGCCTATGCGAGCAGCCCGGAGCTGCTGGCGAAGCTGCGCACGATCAGGGTCGAGCTGGAAACGACGCTGGTCGGACGCTCGGCGCGGGAGGGGCATCCGATCGCCGTGGCCGATCTGAACACAGTGGCGCTCGATCCGCACCTCCGCCTGCTGCACGATGACGGCTGGCGGTCGGTCCTGGCCGTGCCCGTGCTGCGCGGCGAACGCATCATCGGTGCCCTGGTGGTCAGGCGCAAGACGCCCGGTGCGTTCTCTGCGGACACGATCGAGTTCCTGGAGACCTTCGCGGGTCAGTCCGCGCTCGCCGTCTGGAACGCGCAACTGTTCCGCGAGCTGGAGACCAAGACCGCCGAGCTGCAGGTCGTGAGTCAGCACAAGTCCGAGTTCCTCGCCAGCATGTCGCACGAGCTGCGGACACCGTTGAACGCCGTCATCGGATTCTCCGAAGTGCTGCTGGAGCGCATGTTCGGCGAACTCAACGAAAGACAGGATGAGTACCTCCGCGACATCCTCTCCTCGGGCAGACATCTGCTGCAGCTGCTGAACGACATCCTCGATCTGTCGAAGGTCGAGGCGGGCAGGATGCAGCTGGAGCGATCTGTCTTCTCGGTACGCGGAGCGCTGGACTACGGGCTCTCGCTGGTCCGCGAGCGGGCCGCGGCGCACGGGATCGCGCTGTCCCTCGAGATCGAGGACGGGGTGGACACGCTCGACTCCGACGAACTGCGATTCAAGCAGGTGCTGCTGAACCTGCTGAGCAACGCTGTCAAGTTCACCCCGGACGGCGGTCGCATCGCGGTGGTGGCGAAGCGACAGGACGACTCCATCGCGGTCACCGTGGCCGACAACGGCATCGGGATCCCGCCCGAGGACCGGGAGCGCATCTTCGAGTCGTTCCAGCAAGGGCGACGCGGCACGCAACGGGAAGAGGGCACCGGCCTCGGTCTGACACTGTGCCGCCGCATCGTCGCGCTGCTGGGTGGGTCGATGTGGCTCCAGTCGGAACTCGGCGAAGGCAGCATCTTCGGCTTCACGGTGCCGCTCGGCCCGATCGGCGAGAGAGCGCGCCGGATGGCGGATGCCGCGGCCGACCTCCCGGTGATCGTCGTCGTGGACGACGACCGAGCGTCCCTGGACCTGATGACGGCATACCTCGACGGACTGGGGGTGCGGGTTGCCCACGCGCGCAGCGGCGAGGAAGGGCTCGAACTGATCCGTTCGGTGACGCCGGCGGCCGTCGTCCTCGACATCCGGCTGCCCGGGCTCGACGGCTGGGAGGTTCTCGAGCGGATGCGAGCCGATGACGCGAGCCGCAGCATCCCGATCATCATCGTTTCGATTCTCGACGAGCAGCAGCGCGGCCTGTCGGCGGGCGCGGCCGACTACCTCGTCAAACCCGTCGCTCGAGAATCACTCGTGGCTGCGCTGCGGCGGGCCGGAACGCTGCCCGCAGTCCCGTCCCGGGAGGCGCCGGTGTCGACGAAAGGACCGACCTGA
- a CDS encoding response regulator: MPGHRILVVEDNPLNMKLVRDVLTVSGYEVVAAPSGEEGVSLAQTCEPDLVLMDIQLPGIDGYEALRLLRQDPRLDAVPVVAVTAFAMREDQERAWREGFDGYLGKPISVKALAAQVENFLSRGRADVG, encoded by the coding sequence ATGCCGGGCCACCGCATCCTCGTCGTCGAGGACAACCCGCTGAACATGAAGCTGGTCCGCGACGTCCTCACCGTGTCCGGCTACGAAGTGGTGGCTGCGCCCTCCGGCGAGGAAGGAGTCAGCCTGGCACAGACCTGCGAGCCGGACCTGGTGCTAATGGACATCCAGCTGCCTGGCATCGACGGCTACGAGGCGCTGCGGCTGCTGCGCCAGGACCCGCGGCTGGACGCGGTCCCGGTTGTGGCGGTGACGGCCTTCGCCATGAGAGAGGACCAGGAGCGCGCCTGGCGGGAGGGGTTCGACGGCTATCTCGGCAAGCCGATCAGTGTGAAGGCGTTGGCGGCGCAGGTCGAGAACTTCCTCAGCAGAGGGCGTGCCGATGTCGGCTGA
- a CDS encoding response regulator translates to MSADPLTILAVDDLPQNLRLLDAVLSPRGYRIVTASSGEEALSLLPTSKVDLVLLDILMPGMDGYEVCRRIRVLPGFEFLPIVMITASGDQEKLRAIEAGADDFVSKPFDRSELLARVASLTRVKRYQDTIERQSAELARWNSELEARVRAQVDELQRVNRLRRFLSPQLVDLIIDSGDERFLASHRREIVVVFCDLRGFTPFAESSEPEEVMHVLGEYHSALGELIHRFEGTLERFTGDGLMVFFNDPMTCEDAAERAVTMAVAMRDRVTELAAGWQGRGHDLALGIGIAQGFATLGRIGFEGRFDYAAIGSVTNLAARLCGEALAWQILVAQRVYSATEGLAVGESVGALELRGFSRPIRVFDVTGIDESRADRESEVMP, encoded by the coding sequence ATGTCGGCTGACCCGCTCACGATCCTCGCGGTCGACGACCTGCCCCAGAACCTCCGGCTCCTGGATGCCGTCCTGAGCCCTCGGGGCTACCGCATCGTGACGGCTTCCTCCGGCGAGGAGGCGCTGTCGCTGCTTCCGACGTCCAAGGTCGATCTCGTGCTGCTGGACATCCTCATGCCGGGAATGGACGGCTACGAGGTGTGCCGGCGCATTCGAGTACTTCCGGGCTTCGAGTTCCTGCCCATCGTGATGATCACCGCGAGCGGCGACCAGGAGAAGCTCCGCGCTATCGAGGCGGGGGCGGACGACTTCGTGAGCAAGCCGTTCGATCGGAGCGAACTGCTGGCTCGCGTCGCCTCGCTGACCCGCGTGAAGCGCTACCAGGACACGATCGAGCGGCAATCCGCCGAGTTGGCCCGTTGGAACAGCGAGCTGGAGGCGCGCGTGCGCGCTCAGGTCGACGAGCTGCAACGGGTCAACCGACTGCGGAGATTCCTCTCGCCGCAACTGGTGGATCTGATCATCGACTCGGGCGACGAGCGATTTCTGGCGAGCCACCGCCGTGAGATCGTCGTGGTGTTCTGCGACCTGCGCGGCTTCACCCCCTTCGCCGAATCGAGCGAGCCCGAAGAGGTCATGCACGTGCTGGGGGAGTACCACTCCGCGCTCGGCGAGCTCATCCATCGGTTCGAAGGCACGCTGGAGCGTTTCACCGGAGACGGCCTGATGGTGTTCTTCAACGACCCGATGACCTGCGAGGACGCCGCGGAACGGGCCGTCACGATGGCCGTGGCGATGCGGGATCGCGTCACCGAGCTGGCGGCCGGATGGCAAGGGCGGGGCCATGATCTCGCCCTCGGTATCGGTATCGCGCAGGGATTCGCGACCCTCGGCCGCATCGGCTTCGAGGGCCGGTTCGATTACGCCGCTATCGGCAGCGTCACGAACCTGGCTGCCCGCCTCTGCGGTGAAGCCCTCGCATGGCAGATCCTCGTCGCCCAGCGCGTGTACTCCGCCACCGAAGGCCTCGCGGTGGGCGAATCGGTCGGAGCGCTCGAACTGCGCGGTTTCAGTCGGCCGATCCGGGTGTTCGATGTGACCGGCATCGACGAATCGCGAGCGGACCGGGAGAGCGAGGTCATGCCATGA
- a CDS encoding peptide ligase PGM1-related protein — MTSIENEGSRLALRTLSSLGAEERNARFRRLQERMHAVWDSMKLDFDDESVVVVPSVTPAGYSSGSLTQAYEERFLFLLLLLRQPHLRMIYVTSMPIDPKIIEYYIALLPGVIPSHALARLSLLPVGDASVRPLSQKLLERPRMLARIASRVPNRERCHLIPYSTTELERDIALSLGIPLYGSDPRLASLGTKTGCRRLFGEVGVPHPLGAEDLHSLEDVASAVDGMLAQRSAMSQVIVKLNDGVSGAGNALVDLGGIMDVSPADRRRAILERIGQMQLESPHVEFGAYVAKLEADGGIVEERITGGELRSPSVQLRARPDGTVELLSTHDQLLGGASGQSYLGCTFPADPAYSRLISEPAVTIGERLAQEGVLGRFAVDFVVVRDAAGGWSAYAIELNLRKGGTTHPFLTLQFLTDGTYDGASGRYLTTGGAVKHLVATDHLEAPELRALSVEDLFDVVARHGLHFDQAHQSGIVFHMISSLTEIGRVGMTAVGDTPEQAMDMYRRADDVLLDEARAAGRERALPV; from the coding sequence ATGACGAGCATCGAGAACGAAGGGTCACGACTCGCGCTGAGGACGCTGTCATCGCTCGGTGCCGAAGAGCGCAACGCGAGGTTCCGTCGACTGCAGGAGCGGATGCATGCGGTGTGGGACTCGATGAAGCTGGACTTCGATGACGAATCCGTGGTCGTCGTCCCGTCCGTCACGCCGGCCGGGTATAGCAGCGGAAGCCTGACGCAGGCGTACGAGGAGCGCTTCCTCTTTCTGCTTCTGCTGCTGCGACAGCCGCACCTGCGGATGATCTACGTCACCTCGATGCCTATCGATCCGAAGATCATCGAGTACTACATCGCGCTGCTCCCCGGGGTCATCCCGAGTCATGCGCTGGCGCGCCTGTCGCTCCTGCCGGTGGGGGACGCGTCTGTGCGCCCGCTCAGCCAGAAGCTGCTCGAGCGACCGCGGATGCTGGCCCGCATCGCGAGCCGGGTGCCGAACCGCGAGCGGTGTCACCTGATCCCGTACAGCACCACCGAACTCGAGCGGGACATCGCGTTGAGCCTCGGCATCCCGCTGTACGGGAGCGACCCGCGCCTGGCGTCACTGGGAACCAAGACGGGATGTCGTCGCCTCTTCGGCGAGGTAGGCGTGCCGCACCCGCTCGGCGCCGAGGACCTGCACAGCCTGGAGGACGTCGCCTCGGCCGTCGACGGGATGCTGGCGCAGCGGTCAGCGATGAGCCAGGTGATCGTCAAGCTCAACGACGGCGTCTCCGGCGCGGGGAACGCCCTGGTCGACCTCGGGGGGATCATGGACGTCTCTCCCGCCGACAGACGCCGCGCCATTCTCGAACGCATCGGGCAGATGCAGCTCGAGTCTCCGCACGTCGAGTTCGGGGCGTATGTCGCGAAGCTCGAAGCGGACGGCGGGATCGTGGAGGAGCGCATCACCGGCGGCGAGCTTCGCAGCCCCAGCGTGCAACTTCGCGCGCGACCCGACGGCACGGTCGAGCTGCTCTCCACGCACGATCAGCTGCTCGGCGGCGCCAGCGGACAGAGCTATCTGGGGTGCACGTTCCCCGCCGATCCGGCGTACTCGAGGCTGATCAGCGAGCCCGCGGTGACGATCGGCGAGCGTCTCGCCCAGGAAGGGGTCCTGGGCCGCTTCGCGGTGGACTTCGTGGTGGTGAGGGACGCCGCCGGCGGTTGGTCGGCCTACGCGATCGAGTTGAACCTGCGAAAGGGCGGCACGACTCACCCGTTCCTCACACTGCAGTTCCTGACCGACGGAACGTACGACGGCGCATCGGGCAGGTATCTCACGACCGGGGGCGCAGTGAAGCACCTCGTCGCGACCGATCACCTCGAGGCTCCCGAGCTGCGCGCGCTCTCGGTCGAGGACCTGTTCGATGTTGTGGCACGGCACGGACTGCACTTCGACCAGGCCCACCAATCCGGCATCGTCTTCCACATGATCAGTTCCCTCACGGAGATCGGAAGAGTGGGGATGACCGCTGTCGGGGACACCCCCGAACAGGCCATGGACATGTACCGCCGCGCCGACGACGTGCTCCTCGATGAGGCGCGGGCGGCCGGACGGGAGCGTGCGCTTCCGGTGTGA
- a CDS encoding cystathionine gamma-synthase: MTDPTDHSTRGFDSLAVHAGQAFDPATGAVIPPVHFSTTYAQDGIGGLRQGYEYGRSGNPTRNALQTQLAAIEGGRHGLSFSSGLAAEDALLRSVLKPGDEVLLGNDVYGGTYRLIARILGPWGIGLRIVDMSDLDAVAAALEERPARVLWVETPSNPLLRITDIAGLARLGHDAGALVVVDNTFASPALQQPLRHGADVVVHSATKYLGGHSDVVGGALVIDDDAVAEGARFLQFAAGAVSGPLDAWLTTRGIKTLGIRMQRHSENAAAIAAFLDGHDRVARVYYPGLPSHPGHQLAARQMSGFGGIVSVALGDAASARRFAESTRLFQLAESLGGVESLVNYPHEMTHASVRGTELAVPEDVVRLSVGIESIDDLLHDIDSALAAR; encoded by the coding sequence ATGACCGATCCCACCGACCACTCGACGCGCGGTTTCGACAGCCTTGCCGTGCACGCCGGGCAGGCCTTCGATCCCGCGACCGGTGCGGTCATCCCGCCCGTGCATTTCTCGACGACCTACGCGCAGGACGGCATCGGCGGTCTGCGTCAGGGCTACGAGTACGGTCGCAGCGGCAACCCCACACGGAACGCGCTCCAGACCCAGCTCGCCGCGATCGAGGGTGGCCGTCACGGTCTGTCGTTCTCGTCCGGACTCGCGGCCGAAGACGCCCTGCTCCGGTCGGTGCTGAAGCCCGGCGACGAGGTGCTGCTCGGCAACGACGTCTACGGCGGGACCTATCGTCTGATCGCACGCATCCTCGGCCCGTGGGGCATCGGGCTGCGCATCGTCGACATGAGCGATCTGGATGCTGTCGCAGCGGCTCTCGAGGAGCGACCCGCACGCGTGCTCTGGGTCGAGACGCCCAGCAACCCGCTCCTGCGGATCACCGACATCGCCGGACTCGCGCGCCTCGGCCACGACGCCGGTGCGCTCGTCGTGGTCGACAACACCTTCGCATCGCCCGCGCTGCAGCAGCCGCTGCGGCACGGCGCAGACGTGGTCGTGCACTCCGCGACGAAGTATCTCGGCGGCCATTCGGATGTCGTCGGCGGCGCGCTGGTGATCGACGACGACGCCGTCGCCGAGGGCGCGCGCTTCCTGCAGTTCGCCGCCGGCGCGGTCTCGGGCCCGCTGGATGCGTGGCTGACCACGCGCGGCATCAAGACCCTCGGCATCCGCATGCAGAGACACAGCGAGAACGCGGCGGCCATCGCGGCGTTCCTCGACGGCCACGATCGCGTCGCCCGGGTCTACTACCCGGGGCTCCCGTCGCACCCCGGGCACCAGCTGGCCGCCCGCCAGATGTCCGGCTTCGGGGGCATCGTCTCGGTCGCGCTCGGCGACGCCGCATCCGCCCGCCGATTCGCCGAGTCGACGCGCCTGTTCCAGCTCGCCGAGTCGCTCGGCGGCGTCGAATCGCTCGTCAACTATCCCCACGAGATGACACACGCCTCGGTGCGCGGCACGGAACTGGCGGTCCCCGAGGACGTCGTGCGCCTGTCGGTGGGCATAGAGAGCATCGATGACCTGCTCCACGACATCGACAGCGCTCTGGCGGCGCGATAG
- a CDS encoding FAD-dependent oxidoreductase: protein MENDNLDPIQRPDLTDAQWERLLDFGTPQDVAAGEYLFRSGDREYDMILVESGELEVVRDSLWWVEEAVIARPGPRSFVGELGLLNGQGAFLSARMSTPGRVSMVTRTDLRRLMSEDDELCDLILHALWARRESLRKGPAALTLKLVGPTSSRDFLSLRRFAERLDLVHSAVELQPGELGSLTGHGITVDDLPVAFIQGEPLLRATPGMVAERLGLSYQANGDEIVDLVVVGGGPAGLAAAIYGASEGLSTVLLDAVAPGGQAAATSRIENFLGFPFGVSGRDLIGQASLQALKFGVRVYAPCEAVKLEPADELLDVTLTDGRIIRTRTAIVTSGAAYRRLELDRWSDFERAGIYYAATQLELRQVMESPVVVVGGANSAGQASLYLAANGCPVRLVVRGQDLGARMSSYLVERLMEDPRVEIHTGSRIVGLDGEEALERVSIDTVGDVDARGLFCFIGAEPATSWLTMLDRDQDGFIRTGTDVAAQTLQQWQHLGREPLPFETSTPRVFAAGDVRRGSMKRVAAAVGEGSSAVASVHRALAS from the coding sequence ATGGAAAACGACAATCTGGATCCCATCCAGCGCCCCGACCTGACCGACGCGCAGTGGGAGCGCCTGCTCGACTTCGGCACCCCGCAGGATGTCGCGGCAGGCGAATACCTCTTTCGCTCGGGCGACCGGGAATACGACATGATCCTCGTCGAGTCGGGCGAGCTCGAGGTTGTGCGCGATTCGCTGTGGTGGGTCGAGGAGGCCGTGATCGCGCGGCCGGGCCCGCGCTCGTTCGTCGGCGAACTGGGCCTGCTCAATGGCCAGGGCGCGTTCCTGTCCGCGCGGATGTCCACGCCGGGACGGGTGTCGATGGTGACGCGGACCGATCTGCGCCGTCTCATGAGCGAGGATGACGAGCTGTGCGACCTCATCCTCCACGCGCTGTGGGCTCGTCGCGAGTCGCTGCGCAAGGGCCCGGCGGCGCTGACGCTCAAGCTCGTCGGCCCCACCTCATCGCGGGATTTCCTCTCGCTTCGCCGATTCGCCGAGCGACTCGATCTGGTGCATTCCGCGGTCGAGCTGCAGCCCGGTGAACTCGGATCCCTCACCGGTCACGGGATCACCGTCGACGATCTTCCGGTCGCGTTCATCCAGGGAGAGCCCCTTCTGCGGGCCACGCCCGGCATGGTCGCCGAGCGCCTGGGTCTGAGCTACCAGGCCAACGGAGACGAGATCGTGGATCTCGTGGTCGTGGGCGGCGGCCCCGCCGGGCTGGCGGCGGCGATCTACGGCGCCTCGGAAGGGCTGAGCACGGTGCTGCTGGATGCCGTCGCTCCCGGCGGCCAGGCCGCGGCGACATCGCGCATCGAGAACTTCCTGGGCTTCCCCTTCGGGGTGAGCGGACGGGACCTGATCGGTCAGGCCTCACTGCAGGCCCTCAAATTCGGCGTCCGCGTCTACGCGCCGTGCGAGGCGGTCAAGCTGGAGCCCGCGGACGAACTTCTGGATGTCACCCTCACCGACGGGCGCATCATCCGCACCCGCACCGCGATCGTCACATCCGGGGCCGCCTACCGCCGCCTCGAGCTGGATCGCTGGTCGGACTTCGAGCGGGCGGGGATCTACTACGCGGCGACGCAGCTGGAGCTGCGCCAGGTCATGGAGTCACCGGTCGTCGTCGTCGGCGGTGCCAATTCCGCCGGTCAGGCCTCTCTCTACCTCGCGGCGAACGGCTGTCCGGTCCGGCTGGTCGTGCGCGGCCAGGACCTCGGTGCACGGATGTCGTCCTACCTGGTCGAGCGCCTCATGGAGGATCCGCGGGTGGAGATCCACACCGGGTCCCGCATCGTCGGACTCGACGGCGAAGAGGCGCTGGAGCGGGTCAGCATCGACACCGTCGGCGATGTCGACGCCCGTGGACTGTTCTGCTTCATAGGCGCGGAGCCGGCCACCTCGTGGCTGACGATGCTCGATCGGGATCAGGACGGATTCATCCGGACCGGTACCGACGTCGCCGCCCAGACGCTGCAGCAGTGGCAGCATCTCGGCCGGGAACCGCTGCCGTTCGAAACGTCCACGCCGCGGGTCTTCGCCGCCGGGGACGTACGACGCGGGTCGATGAAGCGCGTCGCGGCGGCCGTGGGCGAGGGGTCCAGCGCGGTGGCCTCGGTGCACCGCGCGCTCGCGAGCTGA